From Plasmodium relictum strain SGS1 genome assembly, chromosome: 8, the proteins below share one genomic window:
- a CDS encoding endonuclease, putative, translating into MTIKGLIRFINKKIPNTIKKIDDIKSFKGKKFIIDGTFFIYKFMYVAWKHILNDKNRENKYKNNELSTHILIRQYIIKKSIELLKNQYEYFKSLKINTLYIIEDIGARSELQPIDYKCKKHVWKERNSIRKKKNLFDILNLDSSKYCIIKNTEGINDNALNNCYIKKNINMNKFLNDKKSSICNICEKKNFKKCKMEVVDEDDAHDIFKKNIFIKINSKTANDIYNYLLLEKIPIFITKNDAEKECAIQCSHEKDIVVSDDTDALAFGAPNLIRFITNKKKRHIINKEELLSELNINYEQFIDFCILSGCDYSAKIPGIGPVKAHEIIKKYKTIENFLESKAFNKYKNSKLFNEKLNGISMSLNDYIINEFTFEQARKVFFNSY; encoded by the coding sequence atgacCATTAAGGGGTTAATACGatttataaataagaaaattcctaatactattaaaaaaatagatgatataaaaagttttaagggtaaaaaatttataattgatggaacattttttatttataaatttatgtatGTTGCTTGGAAACatatattaaatgataaaaatcgtgagaataaatataaaaataatgaattatctACTCATATATTAATTCGACAGTACATCATTAAGAAAAGCATAGAATTATTAAAGAATcaatatgaatattttaaatctctaaaaattaatacaCTTTACATAATTGAAGATATTGGTGCTAGATCTGAGTTACAGCCCATTGATTACAAATGTAAAAAACATGTATGGAAAGAAAGAAATtctataagaaaaaaaaaaaatttatttgatattttaaatttagatTCGTCAAAATAttgtattattaaaaatactgAGGGCATAAATGACAATGCTTTAAATAATTGTTacattaaaaagaatatcaATATGAATAAGTTTttgaatgataaaaaaagtagCATATGTAACATATGTGAAAAAAAGAACTTCAAGAAATGTAAAATGGAAGTTGTAGACGAAGATGATGCTcatgatatatttaaaaaaaatatatttataaaaattaattctaaaACAGCTAatgatatttataattatttattattagaaaaaattccaatttttattacaaaaaatgaTGCAGAAAAGGAGTGTGCAATTCAATGTTCTCATGAAAAAGACATCGTTGTGTCAGATGACACTGATGCATTAGCTTTTGGAGCTCCTAATTTAATAAGATTcataacaaataaaaaaaaaagacacattattaataaagaagaattattaagtgaattaaatataaattatgaacAGTTCATagatttttgtattttatcAGGTTGTGATTATAGTGCAAAAATTCCTGGTATTGGCCCTGTAAAAGCAcatgaaattataaaaaaatacaaaacaatagaaaattttttggAATCCAAagcttttaataaatataaaaattccaagttatttaatgaaaaattaaatggaATATCTATGTCATTAAatgattatattataaatgaatttaCTTTTGAACAAGCAagaaaagttttttttaattcttacTAA
- the RPT2 gene encoding 26S protease regulatory subunit 4, putative, translated as MGNTQGGMNSPYGFLGKKDDKDKGKDKDKEKKKLESTPPSHIGKRKKKNKGISGHSKLPNVTPNTKCRLKLLKLERIKDYLLLEEEYITNQEQIKTTDDKNYVKLKIDDLRGSPMSVGTLEELIDENHGIIATSVGPEYYVNILSFVDKDLLEPGCSVLLNNKTNSVVGILLDEVDPLVSVMKVEKAPLESYADIGGLESQIQEIKEAVELPLTHPELYEDIGIKPPKGVILYGPPGTGKTLLAKAVANETSATFLRVVGSELIQKYLGDGPKLVREMFKVAEDHAPSIVFIDEIDAVGTKRYEATSGGEREIQRTMLELLNQLDGFDSRGDVKVIMATNRIDSLDPALIRPGRIDRKIQLPNPDTKTKRRIFQIHTSKMTMSPDVDLEEFVMSKDELSGADIKAICTEAGLLALRERRMKITQVDLRKARDKALFQKKGNIPEGLYL; from the exons atgggTAATACTCAGGGCGGTATGAATTCTCCTTATGGGTTTTTGg gAAAAAAGGATGATAAAGATAAAGGAAAGGACAAggataaggaaaaaaaaaaattagaaagcACTCCTCCATCTCATataggaaaaagaaaaaaaaagaacaaagGAATTTCAGGACATTCTAAATTACCCAATGTTACACCAAATACAAAATGTAGATTAAAATTGCTAAAATTAGAGAGAATAAaagattatttattattagaaGAAGAATATATAACAAACCAAGAGCAAATAAAAACAACtgatgataaaaattatgtaaaattaaaaatagatgACTTAAGAGGATCTCCTATGAGTGTTGGAACATTAGAAGAATTGATAGATGAAAATCATGGTATCATTGCTACATCAGTCGGTCCAGAATATTATGTAAACATTTTATCGTTCGTTGATAAAGATTTATTAGAACCTGGTTGCTctgttttattaaataataaaaccaACAGTGTAGTTGGAATATTATTAGATGAAGTGGATCCATTAGTATCTGTTATGAAAGTAGAAAAGGCTCCTTTGGAATCCTATGCTGATATTGGTGGATTAGAATCTCAAATTCAGGAAATAAAAGAAGCAGTTGAATTACCATTAACTCATCCAGAGCTATATGAAGATATTGGTATTAAACCACCTAAAGGAGTAATTTTATATGGCCCTCCAGGTACTGGAAAAACCTTACTGGCTAAAGCAGTGGCTAATGAAACTTCAGCTACATTTTTAAGAGTAGTTGGGTCTGAATTAATACAAAAGTATTTAGGAGATGGACCAAAATTGGTCAGAGAGATGTTTAAGGTTGCTGAAGATCATGCTCCATCTATTGTTTTTATTGATGAAATTGATGCAGTTGGAACAAAAAGATATGAAGCAACTAGTGGAGGAGAAAGAGAGATCCAAAGAACTATGTTAGAATTATTAAATCAATTAGATGGATTTGACTCAAGGGGTGATGTTAAAGTTATTATGGCCACTAATAGAATTGATTCATTAGATCCTGCTTTAATTAGACCGGGAAGAATTGATAGGAAGATACAGTTACCTAATCCTGACACCAAAACTAAAAGAAGAATATTTCAGATTCATACAAGTAAAATGACTATGTCTCCTGATGTAGATTTAGAAGAATTCGTTATGTCAAAAGATGAGCTGTCAGGTGCTGACATTAAGGCAATATGTACTGAAGCAGGGTTGTTAGCTCTTCGAGAAAGAAGAATGAAAATTACTCAGGTAGATTTGCGTAAAGCAAGAGACAAAgctttatttcaaaaaaaaggaaacatACCAGAAGGTCTATACTTGTAA
- a CDS encoding zinc finger C-x8-C-x5-C-x3-H type, putative — protein sequence MSVSSEIKCQFAKTKICKHFLEDKCLNTDNCNYAHVLEELRPLPNLVNTKLCKSLKRNEICNTPNCKYAHKIEQLQPSTDLATYKTTMCYFWKKKKCMNQSKCRFAHGLKEIRPLKIKETDKRKHLSDSKENVNLDTVECIRNLLSNVLFFENVPTIKKDYSNSNSTLNPYKTFNLNSTAFSTSRENNYSNSNCTEKSEHQSLDMFSLERNILNLELISNKKENKNFELFSFNDESNKTELNDDDDYFNELYKCIKKELSKNVENICSY from the coding sequence ATGAGTGTATCTTCAGAAATTAAATGTCAATTtgcaaaaacaaaaatatgcAAACATTTTTTGGAAGATAAATGCTTAAATACAGATAACTGTAATTATGCTCATGTGTTAGAAGAATTAAGGCCACTACCAAATTTAGTTAATACTAAATTATGTAAAAGTTTAAAGAGGAATGAAATATGTAACACTCCAAATTGCAAATATGCACATAAAATTGAGCAATTACAACCAAGTACTGATTTAGCTACTTATAAAACTACTATGTGCTAtttttggaaaaaaaaaaaatgtatgaaTCAAAGCAAGTGTAGATTTGCGCATGGACTAAAAGAAATCAGACCTTTAAAGATAAAAGAAACAGATAAGAGAAAACATTTATCAGACTCAaaagaaaatgtaaatttaGATACAGTTGAATGTATACGAAATCTTCTGTCTAACGTTTTGTTTTTTGAAAATGTACCCACTATAAAAAAGGATTATTCAAATTCTAATAGCACTTTAAATCCATACAAAacttttaatttgaattctACTGCTTTTTCCACTTCaagagaaaataattattccaATTCAAACTGCACTGAAAAATCAGAACATCAAAGTTTAGATATGTTTTCATTGGAAAGAAATATACTTAATTTGGAATTAATCTccaataaaaaagaaaataaaaactttgaattattttcatttaatgatGAATCTAACAAAACAGAATTAAATGATGATGATgattattttaatgaattatacaaatgtataaaaaaagaattatctAAAAACGTGGAAAACATATGCAgttattaa
- a CDS encoding tubulin beta chain, putative, with amino-acid sequence MREIVHIQAGQCGNQIGAKFWEVISDEHGIDPSGTYRGDSDLQLERVDVFYNEATGGRYVPRAILMDLEPGTMDSVRAGPFGQLFRPDNFVFGQTGAGNNWAKGHYTEGAELIDAVLDVVRKEAEGCDCLQGFQITHSLGGGTGSGMGTLLISKIREEYPDRIMETFSVFPSPKVSDTVVEPYNATLSVHQLVENADEVQVIDNEALYDICFRTLKLTTPTYGDLNHLVSAAMSGVTCSLRFPGQLNSDLRKLAVNLIPFPRLHFFMIGFAPLTSRGSQQYRALTVPELTQQMFDAKNMMCASDPRHGRYLTACAMFRGRMSTKEVDEQMLNVQNKNSSYFVEWIPHNTKSSVCDIPPKGLKMAVTFVGNSTAIQEMFKRVSDQFTAMFRRKAFLHWYTGEGMDEMEFTEAESNMNDLVSEYQQYQDATAEEEGEFEEEEGDVEA; translated from the exons atgagAGAAATTGTTCATATTCAAGCAGGCCAATGTGGTAACCAAATTGGTGCAAAATTTTGGGAAGTTATTTCTGATGAACATGGAATAGATCCa aGTGGTACATATAGAGGTGATAGTGATTTACAATTAGAAAGAGTTGATGTTTTTTACAATGAAGCAACAGGAGGTAGATATGTCCCAAGAGCTATATTAATGGACTTAGAACCAGGAACTATGGATAGTGTACGTGCAGGTCCTTTTGGACAATTGTTTCGACCTGATAATTTTGTGTTTGGTCAAACAGGAGCAGGAAATAATTGGGCTAAGGGGCATTACACTGAAGGTGCAGAACTAATAGATGCAGTTTTAGATGTAGTTAGAAAAGAAGCAGAAGGATGTGATTGTCTTCAAGGATTTCAAATTACTCATTCTTTAGGTGGTGGTACTGGTAGTGGAATGGGTACTTTACTGATTAGTAAAATTAGAGAAGAATACCCAGACCGTATTATGGAAACGTTTTCAGTTTTTCCTTCCCCTAAAGTTTCTGATACTGTTGTTGAACCATACAATGCAACATTATCAGTTCATCAATTAGTAGAAAATGCTGATGAAGTACAAGTTATAGATAACGAGGCCTTATATGATATATGTTTTAGAACCTTAAAATTAACAACCCCAACTTATGGAGACTTAAATCATTTAGTTTCAGCTGCTATGTCAGGTGTTACATGTTCATTGAGATTTCCAGGTCAATTAAATAGTGACTTAAGAAAATTGGCTGTTAACTTAATTCCATTCCCTCGTTTACACTTTTTTATGATTGGTTTTGCTCCTTTAACTAGTAGAGGAAGTCAACAATACAGAGCTTTAACTGTCCCAGAATTAACTCAGCAAATGTTTGATGCAAAAAATATGATGTGCGCAAGTGATCCAAGACATGGTAGATATTTAACTGCATGCGCCATGTTCAGAGGAAGAATGTCAACAAAAGAAGTCGATGAACAAATGTTAAAtgtacaaaataaaaattcttccTATTTTGTCGAATGGATACCTCATAATACAAA atCTAGCGTTTGTGATATTCCACCAAAGGGATTAAAAATGGCGGTAACCTTTGTGGGAAATTCAACAGCTATTCAGGAAATGTTCAAAAGAGTGTCAGACCAATTTACAGCTATGTTTAGAAGAAAAGCATTTTTGCATTGGTATACAGGAGAGGGTATGGACGAAATGGAATTTACAGAAGCCGAATCAAACATGAATGATCTTGTTTCTGAATATCAACAATATCAAGATGCAACAGCAGAAGAAGAAGGAGAATTTGAAGAAGAGGAAGGAGACGTTGaagcttaa
- the NOP5 gene encoding nucleolar protein 5, putative gives MLILVETAAGYGLFKVENSKLIESDVKDIEKCFISAEEARKNVSLYSFSKFKKFQNAFDETNSLMESKLGKGLKKFLKKNIVKSNLNESLALCDKALGGLIKKKYNINVTYTNSTQEIIRGIRTHIYDLLVGVKEEDSKLLKLSLSHSLNRFKLKFSADKVDVMIVQAVGLLEDLDKEINVFSMRLKEWYGWHFPELGKIITDNKIYAKCVKIIGFRSNAKNVNLLEETTEEIQKEIKQLAEISMGTEIEEDDLNCINELADRLLELTDYRESLAMYLKYRMNSIAPNLTYLVGDLIGAKLIARAGSLISLAKHPSSTLQILGSEKALFRALKTKSKTPKYGLIYHATIVGQTSPKLKGKISRSLAAKLSLCTRVDALGNFVEPSIAITCKSDLEKRLEYITNNLQKKMNTSGSKAQYQQMQSKYNPNQSNDVQNNKNIFNKKNDFRFKREADKNNRKFIKKQKRK, from the coding sequence atgttaattttAGTAGAAACAGCTGCAGGATATGGGTTATTTAAGGTTGAGAATAGTAAATTAATTGAATCGGATGTAAAGGATATtgaaaaatgttttataaGTGCTGAAGAGGCAAGAAAAAATGTCTCTTTATATAGTTTtagtaaatttaaaaaatttcaaaatgcATTTGATGAAACTAATTCATTAATGGAATCTAAATTGGGAAAAGGattgaaaaaatttttaaaaaaaaatatagtaaagtctaatttaaatgaatctTTAGCATTATGTGATAAAGCATTAGGTggcttaataaaaaaaaaatataatataaatgtaacATATACAAATTCAACACAAGAAATAATTAGAGGAATAAGGACTCATATATATGACCTTTTAGTAGGTGTAAAAGAAGAAGActcaaaattattaaaattaagttTATCTCATTCACTAAATAGATTTAAACTAAAGTTTAGTGCAGACAAAGTAGATGTAATGATAGTTCAAGCAGTGGGATTATTAGAAGATTtagataaagaaataaatgttttttcAATGAGATTAAAAGAGTGGTATGGTTGGCACTTTCCAGAGTTAGGCAAAATTATAACAGATAACAAAATATATGCTAAATGTGTAAAAATTATAGGTTTTAGATCTAATGCAAAAAATGTGAATTTATTAGAAGAGACAACAGAAGAAATTCAAAAAGAGATTAAACAATTGGCAGAAATTTCAATGGGAACAGAAATAGAAGAAGATGATTTAAATTGTATAAATGAATTAGCTGATAGATTATTAGAGTTAACAGATTATAGAGAGTCACTAGCTATGTACTTAAAATATAGAATGAATTCTATTGCACCTAATTTAACTTATTTAGTGGGAGATTTAATAGGTGCTAAATTAATAGCTAGAGCAGGATCATTAATATCTTTGGCTAAGCATCCAAGTTCTACTTTACAAATCTTAGGATCAGAAAAAGCATTATTTAGAGCCCTAAAAACAAAATCAAAAACTCCAAAATATGGACTTATATATCATGCAACCATAGTTGGTCAAACATCCCCaaaattaaaaggaaaaatcaGTAGATCCCTTGCAGCAAAATTATCCTTATGCACTAGGGTTGATGCCCTTGGGAATTTTGTTGAGCCTTCAATCGCAATTACTTGTAAATCTGATTTAGAAAAAAGATTAGAATAtattacaaataatttacaaaaaaaaatgaacacTTCTGGTTCTAAAGCTCAATATCAACAAATGCAAAGTAAATATAACCCAAATCAATCAAATGATgtacaaaataataaaaatatatttaataaaaaaaatgattttcgATTTAAAAGAGAAGCTGATAAAAAcaatagaaaatttattaaaaagcaaaaaagGAAGTAA
- a CDS encoding peptidase, putative, which yields MKNIFISCVYIVIFTFLHVYLYVYFDNLTKPLKKDVADEIFSEERSLETSYRLSTFNEEVKDNILDSNINVDYLDYLYKQVGHYANEVMAVELIKKELFEKILKEKSDYINLGYVKYGIYIPDDLVNNYKKNLEFNEIIAPFIKENSCICFEESEMDNNKLESLHVKEENMINMVKLHIIETEGLIVCNENISCNDAKLNGLYYFDVKRNVYYNEHILENFSNIKKDHITNKLIYIDEQHYKNYASTYRYYDLYTTVYEGIATYLIRALSGYIINENFEKNYELYEKEKFSQSLNEQELKSFFLNSIRMNYFMIASHYDSAIQSPAVSDAGAFVAVMIELFRNLISQKAFLTPFILNFNGAEEAYLLSAHGFSNFHIWSLDVKYYINLDSIGYGGKFIIYRTPDKNKEILKFYKKYSLNPTFSSFAHDAEYVIRNNTDYKAYNSFIKSSQGLDIVTCLKGYFYHTPHDDINNLKRGTMQHLGDNLLELISNIIRDMHDDFIAEKKKNLENNSKDNTNKTDKNTFINNFFKLMTTKINNFMNILIGEHYFYYDFIPYYVLVISKLNMILYFLFLALLKFFLSIIEKKLNNKEISIYSTLLVLLTCYIFPSLLTIGLLYIFDLFMNLINLKMFYFTNVFLAYLVYGSFAFVSFYYVHYYVTRITVTLLKKKEINYNKKNEKAKNGVSELNGKFYDGRTRESLHIEQDVCLNLTEYSEINVNERKEGKLTKNNKLENTKEYEGEIKSKDNCIDSKKVFQIKKKNAESDILKNKFSCNEVSLYMELYGYNASFYLYMLLFILAFFLNLGVSFILLFFASGILLVKVLKIILNIIFPESKNKKNEDSFNFICYRNKLFISYIPMIYVYAYIINISHWAIFIFVSKSGLYNIVKYITADFQMSVIVFLGIFALITLCTPLLIVNKKEFKYINSFFKLVFFLSFLYILLFLKNPFSEKALKRVNIANVSIKVRDDMGNITDEYNGLSFGLCDDLKLNKYGINFFNNGENLKEIYLNEIKQFIDKENLSDKYELEFQNIANLNKNYGHTFNIPNFCGYFDFVPYKSSIENDIDFSEGNQKDFYELNEPFDDIQDESFENNALFKKKIGEPNININYIENKDLMNKNITEENLKYELLYNGAIKTNLGYKKIKKHNFTRIYIQLKVSYHTHMLILSDDIINWSFDKEFTVNSLSHSLKDRTIRFIHGNNNRITRFWLDVKDYKKPLTIVTKACSYINLPPIIQKLIQRKNIFYINKVNQNNVNISIKKSENTNIPSYVTSMGGKCEINVWNI from the coding sequence atgaaaaatatatttatttcttgtgtatatattgtaatttttacttttctGCATGTATAtctttatgtatattttgataaTCTAACAAAACCACTAAAAAAAGATGTAGCAGATGAAATATTTTCTGAGGAAAGAAGCTTGGAAACTTCATATAGATTAAGCACCTTTAATGAAGAAGtaaaagataatatattAGATAGCAATATTAATGTAGATTATTtagattatttatataaacaaGTCGGGCATTATGCCAACGAAGTGATGGCAGTtgaactaataaaaaaagagttatttgaaaaaatattaaaagaaaaatcagACTATATAAATTTAGGTTATGTTAAATATGGAATATATATTCCAGATGATTTggtaaataattataaaaaaaatttagaatttaatgaaataatagccccttttataaaagaaaatagttGCATTTGCTTTGAAGAGAGTGAAAtggataataataaattagaaaGTTTACAcgtaaaagaagaaaatatgataaaCATGGTTAAACTACATATAATAGAAACAGAAGGTTTAATTGTTTGTAACGAAAATATATCGTGTAATGATGCAAAGCTTAACggattatattattttgatgTAAAAAGAAATGTGTATTATAATGAACATATTTTAGAGAATTTTtcgaatattaaaaaagaccatataacaaataaattaatatatatagacGAACAACATTACAAGAATTATGCGTCTACATATAGATATTATGACTTATATACAACGGTATATGAAGGAATTGCTACATATTTAATTCGTGCATTATCTGgttatataattaatgagAATTtcgaaaaaaattatgaattatatgaaaaagaaaaattttcacAAAGTTTGAATGAACAAGAATTAAAAAGTTTCTTTCTGAATTCAATACGaatgaattattttatgATTGCTTCTCATTATGATAGTGCCATTCAATCTCCTGCTGTTTCTGACGCTGGAGCCTTTGTAGCTGTTATGATTGAATTGTTCAGGAATTTAATTAGTCAAAAAGCATTTTTAACtccatttattttaaattttaacgGAGCAGAAGAAGCTTATTTGTTAAGTGCCCACGGGTTCAGCAATTTTCATATATGGTCTCTTGATGTAAAGTATTATATCAATTTAGATTCTATAGGATATGGAGGGAAgtttataatatatagaactccagataaaaataaagaaattttaaaattttataaaaaatactcTTTAAATCCTACTTTTTCATCATTTGCTCATGATGCAGAGTATGTCATTAGAAATAATACTGATTATAAAGCATATAATTCTTTCATTAAATCTTCTCAGGGTCTTGATATAGTTACATGTTTAAAGGGATATTTTTACCATACACCTCATGATGACataaataacttaaaaaGAGGAACTATGCAACATTTAGGTGATAACCTGTTAGAATTAATATCAAATATAATAAGAGATATGCATGATGATTTTATagcagaaaaaaaaaaaaatctagaAAACAATTCCAAAGATAACACAAATAAGACcgataaaaatacatttataaataatttttttaaattgatgactacaaaaattaataatttcatgaatatattaattgGAGAgcattacttttattatgaTTTTATACCTTATTACGTATTAGTAATAAGTAAACTTAATATGATTCTTTACTTTTTGTTTCTTGCCttactaaaattttttttatcgataatagaaaaaaaattaaataacaaAGAAATTAGTATTTATTCAACTTTGTTGGTACTCCTAACATGCTATATATTTCCTTCATTATTAACGATTGGACTATTGTATATATTTGATTTGTTtatgaatttaataaatctaaaaatgttttattttactaaTGTATTTTTGGCTTATTTAGTTTATGGGTCATTTGCATTTGTGTCATTTTATTATGTTCATTATTACGTAACAAGAATTACTGtgactttattaaaaaaaaaagaaattaattataataagaaaaatgagAAAGCAAAGAACGGTGTTTCAGAACTAAATGGGAAATTTTATGATGGAAGAACAAGAGAATCTTTACATATTGAACAAGATGTTTGTTTAAATTTAACAGAATATAGTGAAATAAATGTTAATGAAAGAAAAGAAGGAAAGTtaactaaaaataataaattagagAATACAAAAGAATATGAAGGAGAAATAAAGAGTAAAGATAACTGTATAGATAGTAAAAAAGtgtttcaaataaaaaaaaaaaacgcaGAAAGTGATATACTTAAGAACAAATTTTCTTGTAATGAAGTATCTTTATATATGGAATTATATGGTTATAACGCATCCTTTTACTTATATAtgttactttttattttagcattctttttaaatttaggGGTATCTTTTATTCTACTTTTTTTTGCAAGTGGTATATTATTAGTAAAAGTACTGAAGatcattttaaatataatattcccagaatcaaaaaataaaaaaaatgaagattcatttaattttatttgctACAGAAATAAACTATTTATATCTTATATACCTATGATTTATGTATAcgcatatataataaatatatctcATTGggctatttttatttttgtctCAAAAAGTGGTCTCTATAATatagtaaaatatataacagCAGATTTTCAAATGTCAGTTATAGTTTTTTTGGGAATTTTTGCGTTAATTACATTATGTACTCCTTTATTAATAGTGAACAAAAAAGagtttaaatatattaattctttttttaagttagttttttttttatcttttctatatatattattatttttaaaaaacccATTTTCCGAAAAAGCTCTAAAGAGAGTAAACATAGCTAACGTAAGCATAAAAGTGCGAGATGACATGGGGAATATAACTGATGAATATAATGGTTTAAGTTTTGGTCTTTGTGATGATctgaaattaaataaatacggtataaacttttttaataatggagaaaatttaaaagaaatatatttaaatgagataaaacaatttattgataaagaaaatttatcaGATAAATATGAATTAGAATTTCAGAATATAgcaaatttaaataaaaattatggcCATACCTTTAATATCCCGAACTTTTGTGGATATTTTGATTTCGTTCCTTATAAATCATCCATTGAAAATGATATTGATTTCAGTGAAGGAAATCAAAAAGACTTTTATGAATTAAATGAACCATTTGATGATATTCAGGATGAATCCTTTGAAAATAATgccttatttaaaaaaaaaataggagaacctaatattaatattaattatatagaGAATAAAGACTTAATGAATAAAAACATAACAGAAGAAAActtaaaatatgaattattatataatggGGCAATAAAAACAAACTtaggatataaaaaaataaagaaacaTAATTTCAcaagaatatatatacagttAAAGGTATCATATCATACGCACATGTTAATATTAAGTGATGATATTATTAATTGGTCTTTTGATAAAGAATTTACTGTTAATTCACTTTCTCATTCATTGAAAGATAGAACGATTAGATTCATACATGGAAACAATAATAGAATTACTCGCTTTTGGTTAGATGTAAAAGACTATAAAAAACCTTTAACTATTGTAACAAAGGCCTGTAGTTATATTAATTTACCTCCAATTATTCAGAAGCTCATTCAAagaaagaatattttttatatcaacaaagttaatcaaaataatgtaaatatcTCTATAAAGAAATCAGAGAATACCAATATACCATCGTATGTTACATCAATGGGAGGAAAATGTGAAATAAATGTATGgaatatttga
- the AK1 gene encoding adenylate kinase, putative yields the protein MSNLENISTIDLLNELKRRYSCLSKPDGRYIFLGAPGSGKGTQSLNLKKSHCYCHLSTGDLLREAIEKKSEIGNKVKDIISEGKLVDDDIVLSLVDEKLNSPQCRKGFILDGYPRNVKQAEDLNKLLQKNQTKLNGVFYFSVPDDVLVKRISGRLIHKPSGRIYHKIFNPPKTPFKDDITNEPLIQREDDNEEVLKKRLHIFKNETTPLISYYKNKNLLINLDATQPPQDLEKKISEHIDN from the exons atgaGTAACTTAGAGAATATTTCAACAATTGATCTTTTGAATGAATTGAAAAGAAGATATTCATGTTTAAGTAAACCAGATggaagatatatttttttaggtGCTCCAGGATCAggaaaa gGAACACAatcattaaatttaaaaaaatctcATTGTTATTGTCATTTGTCCACTGGTGATTTATTAAGAGAAgcaatagaaaaaaaaagtgaaatagGAAATAAAGTAAAGGATATAATAAGTGAAGGAAAATTAGTCGATGATGATATTGTATTGTCATTAGtagatgaaaaattaaattcccCTCAATGTAGAAAAGGATTTATTCTTGATGGTTATCCAAGAAATGTAAAACAAGCAGAAGATTTGAATAagttattacaaaaaaatcaAACCAAACTAAATggagttttttattttagtgTTCCAGATGATGTATTAGTTAAAAGAATTAGTGGTAGACTAATACATAAGCCATCTGGAAGaatttatcataaaatttttaatccTCCAAAAACTCCTTTCAAAGATGATATTACTAATGAACCTTTAATACAAAGAGAAGATGATAATGAAGaggttttaaaaaaaagattacatatttttaaaaatgaaacaaCACCTTTAATAAGttattataaaaacaaaaatttactGATTAATTTAGATGCTACACAACCACCTCAAGatttggaaaaaaaaatttcagaGCATATAGATAATTAA